A genomic window from Cupriavidus basilensis includes:
- a CDS encoding ABC transporter ATP-binding protein — protein MTVGAASIDTTAALSRAVAGPPALETRDLTIRFGGHVAVNAVSCAFHPGELTCIVGPNGAGKTTYFNLISGQLPPSAGQILLGGEDVTRLPVPHKALRGIGRAFQLTSLFPNLSVFENVRLAVQSRRRIGLDLWSVWSANRAVREQAEDCLERVALADKRHLPVASLPHGDQRKLEVGILLALQPRIFMFDEPTAGMSVDEVPVILGLIQEIKRDKSKTVLLVEHKMDVVRSLADRIIVLHNGNLMADGDPAEVIASPIVQQAYLGIAAGDESAQQEGSHG, from the coding sequence ATGACAGTGGGCGCCGCTTCCATCGATACAACGGCAGCGCTCTCGCGGGCGGTGGCAGGGCCGCCTGCGCTCGAGACGCGAGACCTCACCATCCGCTTTGGCGGGCACGTGGCGGTCAATGCGGTCTCCTGCGCGTTTCATCCCGGCGAGCTGACCTGCATCGTCGGCCCCAACGGGGCCGGCAAGACCACGTACTTCAACCTGATCTCGGGCCAGTTGCCGCCCAGCGCCGGGCAGATCCTGCTCGGCGGCGAGGACGTGACGCGCCTGCCGGTGCCGCACAAGGCGCTGCGCGGCATTGGCCGCGCCTTCCAGCTGACCAGCCTGTTTCCCAATCTATCGGTGTTCGAGAACGTGCGCCTGGCGGTGCAGTCGCGCCGGCGCATCGGGCTGGATCTGTGGAGCGTGTGGAGCGCAAACCGCGCGGTCCGCGAGCAGGCCGAGGACTGTCTGGAACGGGTGGCCCTGGCCGACAAGCGCCACCTGCCGGTAGCCTCTTTGCCGCACGGCGACCAGCGCAAGCTGGAGGTGGGCATCCTGCTGGCGCTGCAGCCGCGCATCTTCATGTTCGACGAGCCGACCGCCGGCATGAGCGTGGACGAGGTGCCGGTGATCCTTGGCCTGATCCAGGAGATCAAGCGCGACAAGAGCAAGACGGTGCTGCTGGTGGAACACAAGATGGATGTGGTGCGCTCGCTGGCCGACCGCATCATCGTGCTGCATAACGGTAACCTGATGGCCGACGGCGATCCGGCCGAGGTGATCGCCTCGCCGATCGTGCAGCAGGCGTACCTGGGCATCGCCGCCGGCGACGAGAGCGCGCAGCAGGAGGGCAGCCATGGCTGA